The following DNA comes from Sulfuricurvum sp..
TTTGGAATTGAGATGAGCCAGAATGGGGTTGATGCATAAACATTAGCCCCTTCCGCGTGCTCCATAAAAATAAGCTTTCTCTTCATCATCATTTTTAGTAGGTTCTTGAATACTATTGTTCACCGGTTGAGATGATTTTTCATCCATTACACTGCCATAACTCAAAAATTTATCATTCTCCATACTCATTAATTGGGCTTCAAAAATACGGATTTTGTTTTTGAGTTGATCAGAGAGGATCACAATCTCTTCATAGTAGCGGTGTGCCAGTTCCATCTCATGAGAACTCACACGGGGCTGTTTACCAAAAAGCTCACCGATTAGATTATTTTTTCTCTTATTAAAAATGGAATATATTTTAGTATAAAAATCATGACACGAAATGAACTTTATCTCTATCTCTTCCACTACCATACGACTTGTCCCCATGGAGAAGAGCATTGCTTCATTGTAGTACCATTTTCCAAAATCGGATCCGATAGCATCTAAATTGATTTGTTTAATATCAACATCGATTCCTGATACTAAGAGTTTGATTGCATTGACCCATCGGATATGAGCCGTTCGTGCTTGATGCAAGTTATGAATAAATTTTTCTTTCGGTGTCATAGCATCCCCTTTTTTGAAAGTTTAACAGATGGATATAATAGTTAATCACTCAAATAGCTTATTTTTTAAGCAACTAATTTAAAATTGAACACAATTATGCTCTATATATCATTATATCAAAATTAATATAACGATAATGACCTTTTTGTCCATTTTCATTATATAAGAGAATAAAAAAATCAGATTCATTACACTATGTTGTCAGCAAAACAATAATTTACACCTCTGCAAAACGTATTCCTACAAATTTGTCTGCAAAACGTCATTTTGTCATTCTATAGGCTCAAATGTCGTAAAAATCTATAGAACATCCTTTGCATCTATCTCGGTGAAGTTCAAAAATAAGGGGATAACATGGCTGGAGCAGCTAGCTTGCGACAAATCGCGTTCTACGGAAAAGGTGGGATTGGTAAATCAACTACATCTCAAAATACATTGGCAGCAATGTCACACTATTTCGAAAAAAATATTATGATCGTTGGTTGTGATCCAAAAGCGGATTCAACTCGTTTGATTCTTCATGAGAAAGCGCAAGATACAATTTTGTCACTTGCAGCAGAAATGGGAACTATTGAAGATGTAGAGATGGAACAAGCTCGTCTTTGGGGAAAAGGTCTTTTTGATCGTGAAACTCCAGGTGGTTGGATTAACTGTACAGAATCAGGCGGACCAGAGCCAGGAGTAGGTTGTGCAGGTCGTGGTGTTATTACAGCGATTAACTTTCTTGAAGAAGAGGGTGCATACGATGAAGAAGGTTTAGATTTCGTTTCTTATGACGTTCTTGGTGACGTTGTTTGTGGTGGATTCGCTATGCCGATTCGTGAAGGTAAAGCACAAGAAATTTACATCGTTATGTCAGGTGAAATGATGGCGATGTACGCGGCTAACAACATCTCTAAAGGGATTTTGAAATACGCAAACACTGGTGGAGTACGTCTTGCAGGTCTTATCTGTAACGCTCGTATGACTGACCGCGAATACGATCTTGCAAAAGAACTTGCAACACGTATCGGGACTCAATTGATTCACTTCGTACCACGTAACAACATCGTTCAACACGCTGAACTACGTCGTATGACTGTTGTTG
Coding sequences within:
- the nifH gene encoding nitrogenase iron protein, giving the protein MAGAASLRQIAFYGKGGIGKSTTSQNTLAAMSHYFEKNIMIVGCDPKADSTRLILHEKAQDTILSLAAEMGTIEDVEMEQARLWGKGLFDRETPGGWINCTESGGPEPGVGCAGRGVITAINFLEEEGAYDEEGLDFVSYDVLGDVVCGGFAMPIREGKAQEIYIVMSGEMMAMYAANNISKGILKYANTGGVRLAGLICNARMTDREYDLAKELATRIGTQLIHFVPRNNIVQHAELRRMTVVEYSPYSDQAREYKELARKIVYNDMKIIPTPISMDDLEDLLLEFGLEDEVDESQVGKAAHEA